One window of Aspergillus oryzae RIB40 DNA, chromosome 3 genomic DNA carries:
- a CDS encoding putative integral membrane protein Pth11-like (predicted protein) yields the protein MADSKGPTVTAVAVFFAIWTFIIICLRLFSRIFVLQKMGYDDYLIVCACLTSWAFSGVTVVSVKYGLGSHIADVDPNKMETYSLMVWISSMCYLATLGFVKSSVCQFYTRLGDRLLTRLSVCMLGVIVTQASSFVLVAAFQCRPIEKAWKSTLPGTCVNINVFYLANAALNILTDIMTYTLPLRVIFKLQVPVKQKVALGFILCIGLFACVSSIIRITYIPAMLSDPDSTWVIAEAMYWSVIEINAGIFASSIPSFKPIASRFIPRLIGEYSRDKGYSGWSGSHDARKFSGFSKVPEQNIGLDFMDPRQPDGDNMIGTQIGYGGTQSQERIIPQGKIYAHTEIETNVEVSQDRSCRTISHSP from the exons ATGGCGGATTCAAAGGGTCCAACAGTGACCGCGGTTGCGGTCTTTTTTGCAATCTggaccttcatcatcatatgTCTTCGGCTCTTCTCACGCATCTTTGTTCTACAGAAGATGGGGTACGATGACT ATCTGATTGTTTGTGCTTGT CTTACTTCATGGGCCTTTTCTGGCGTAACCGTTGTGT CGGTGAAGTATGGGTTAGGTTCGCATATCGCGGACGTCGATCCGAACAAAATGGAGACTTACTCCCTG ATGGTTTGGATAAGCTCGATGTGCTACTTGGCCACATTGGGCTTCGTCAAGTCGTCCGTTTGTCAGTTCTATACTCGTCTCGGCGACCGGCTTCTGACCCGACTCTCGGTGTGCATGTTAGGCGTGATTGTCACACAGGCTTCTTCGTTTGTCTTGGTGGCAGCATTTCAGTGTCGACCTATTGAAAAGGCTTGGAAAAGCACGCTCCCGGGGACGTGTGTAAACATCAACGTGTTCTACCTTGCGAACGCCGCTCTGAATATTCTGACCGATATCATGACATATACCCTGCCCCTCCGAGTGATATTCAAGCTCCAAGTGCCGGTCAAACAAAAGGTTGCACTGGGGTTCATCCTCTGCATCGGGTTGTT TGCCTGTGTCTCGTCGATCATTCGCATTACCTACATACCTGCCATGCTGTCTGACCCAGATTCTACATGGGTGATTGCCGAGGCGATGTATTGGTCTGTGATCGAGATCAATGCCGGTATCttcgcctcctccatcccctCGTTCAAACCAATTGCCTCCCGCTTTATTCCAAGACTTATCGGAGAGTATTCTCGCGACAAAGGATACAGTGGTTGGTCCGGCAGCCACGATGCCAGGAAGTTCTCCGGCTTTTCCAAAGTCCCAGAGCAGAACATTGGCCTGGACTTCATGGATCCTCGACAGCCAGACGGGGACAACATGATTGGTACGCAGATAGGGTATGGAGGGACGCAGAGTCAGGAACGGATCATCCCTCAGGGCAAGATCTATGCACATACAGAGATCGAGACTAATGTGGAGGTCAGCCAAGATAGGTCTTGTCGAACCATCTCCCATTCCCCTTGA